From the genome of Ignavibacteriota bacterium:
GGCGCCACCGGCTTCGAATGGAAGTTCTACTGGTGTGGCAAGACCGACCTCACTCCCGAGTGGATCCCGGAAGCGTTGGATTATGATATGTGGCTCGGGCCCGCACCGTATAAACCGTATCACCCCCACCGCGTGCATGCGACATTCCGCGGATACTGGGATTACGATGGCGGCGGACTCGGGGACATGGGTCAGCACTACATCGATCCCGTGCAGTACATCCTCGGGAAGGACAATGAAAGTCCGGTGGAGATCATTCCCGATGCCGATCAGCAGCATCCCGATGCCGCCGGTTCGTTCCGGAAGATCACCATCCGGTACGCCGACGGTACGGAGATCATTCTGGACGGCGTGAACAACACCGGCGACGGCGCGTTCCTGGAAGGGCCGAAGGGGGCGTTGTACAAGGACATGCGGTGCAGCGTGCCCGGCGTGAAGGATGCCGTTGCCTCCATGCCCGACCACGAGCCGCCGATCACGGACTTCATGGAATCCGTGCGCACGCGGAAGGACTTCCCGTTGAACGAGCGGAACGCCCACCGGTCGGCTTCGCTCGTGAACCTTGCGAAGATCGCCTGGCAGCTCGGGCGGCGTATCCAGTTCGATCCGGCAACACAGCGCTGTCCGGGTGATGATGCGGCCAACCGCCTCATCGACCAGCCCATGCGCGCACCATGGACACTGCAATGATGGAGAACGCCCCGATGAAGCAGATCAGTATGGTCATTGTCCTCGCGGGCCTCGCAGCAGGCATTGCCGGCTGCGGCTCCTCGCACGCGTCGTTGCCCGTGGCAGCGCAGCAGCAGTTCACCGTCGCCGAGTTGACCGGACGCCTTCCCGCGCGGGACACGCTTGAAGCGCGGTGGATCTCCGGCGAGCTCATCAAGGCCGGCCCGGAAGCCGTGCAGGAGTTATGCGCGAAGGTCGCCAACCGTGACAGCGCCACATCCCTGCGCGCTGTGCATGCCGTCAGCGGATTAGCGTCGTACGTGAACGGCCGCGGCCGCGAAGCCGAGCGGCTGCTCTTCGCCGGCGCCGTGGCGCGGGCGCTGCAGAAGTCTGCCGGACCGGAACACGCGGTGTTTCTGATGGACCAGTTGAAGTCCGCAGGCCGTGCGGAATCGCTCGAACCGCTGTCACGTTATCTTGGTGACGAGCGGCTGTGCGAACCCGCGACGCAGGCCATGCTGGCCATCGGCGGCAATGCGGGATCGTACTTCCTGAGCGCGTTGCCGGCTTCCACGGGGAAGCCGCGCCTCACGCTCATCCATGCGCTTGGCGAGACACGCACGGCAGCGGCGACGCCGCTTCTGCTCGAGGAGTCGCGGAATGACTGGCGGTCACGTTCCGTAGCGGCATTGGATGCACTGGCCGGCATCGGCGATCCGCGCACGGAAGACACCCTGCGTGCCGTGCTCCTACTACCGGCAGGGAACAGGGCTGCCGGACTTCACCGCTTGCTCACCTTTGCGGACCGGCGACTTGCGCTGAA
Proteins encoded in this window:
- a CDS encoding Gfo/Idh/MocA family oxidoreductase — protein: MGSSRRSFLKQAAAAGLFTIVPRHVLGGQGFTAPSDQLTKGIIGIGGMGRWHLGETGDRLIAVCDVDANHLQHGLTRGGPDVKGYHDFREFLENKDIDVVHIATPPHWHGLMAIAAARAGKDIWCEKPMTRTIAEGEKLIEAVRTHGRVLRVNTWFRYSKEIFYGCGMMVRDMKKIVDSGILGNPLRATISGATGFEWKFYWCGKTDLTPEWIPEALDYDMWLGPAPYKPYHPHRVHATFRGYWDYDGGGLGDMGQHYIDPVQYILGKDNESPVEIIPDADQQHPDAAGSFRKITIRYADGTEIILDGVNNTGDGAFLEGPKGALYKDMRCSVPGVKDAVASMPDHEPPITDFMESVRTRKDFPLNERNAHRSASLVNLAKIAWQLGRRIQFDPATQRCPGDDAANRLIDQPMRAPWTLQ